The genomic DNA cTCTAAAAATTGCGAACTACTACTATATGCAATGTTGATCCTTCAATCTTTGTCTTTATATGGCTGCCAATTAAGCAATGTGTCAGCATATAATAGAGTATAGGTTGGGTTGTTTTCAGAAGATTTATTAATAAAACgcgtttttttttgtttgcttATCGAAATTTAGAAAGCGTGTTAATTTTTAGAagatttaattatatttcaacTTTTAGTAATGTCGATTTGTTGTACTTTAGGAAATAGCGGTAGTCTATGTCGTACAACACTGATTCAggttgaaaaatatatgttgcAATTCGagatttctatttttcaaCGTAATATCTTTAATAcatctttatattatattgacaactaaatgaaataattagtaacctaaaaaatttataaaagaaagcaaaggatctcataaattattattttaaatatatataattaagattGTATGTTTGCACTTCATAGTTATAATGAATTCACCTAATATTCATGCTTGATAAGTACAAAATCTATTTTAAATAAGAGAATCAATAGCAAAATTGTCCTAAACTATTTAAAATTAGACAAATATATTAGAATTATAATCccaaacttttaatttttattgaaaagtTCTTATTATTCATAAGAAGTAAATTTATCTCTAAAAATTATGCATAACTATTATATGAAACAAACCCCTGCAATGCACGGGTTAGAGTACTATTATATTGTAAATTGTACTACATATGTAATACATGTGTCTAATAAACACTATTAATATTCTAAAACTAAATATGTTCCTAGTAAAtgttattatgatttttaaaagtaattaCAATACTCAAGCTATAATATAACAAATAATGAACCtaaaaaatataacaataaatattcaattagatgttaatataatatctattgcagaatattatattaatttgtttaaaatttgattcaataattgaaaaataatattattcttaatAAGAAAGTTGgtcaaaatatgaaaagtgaacaattaaaataagaaacaataacatatatttgaaaatgaaacCGTACAACACATGGGGAGAGCACTGGTATTTATCTAAGGTTATATCCGTTGAATTAGAGATATAGGTTAAAGGTGGGATGGGATGAGATTTTAAATCCCATGAAATTACAATATTCTAGTCAATGTTTAGAGTATGTTTAGATTTGAGGTTATGACATCAAAGTGAAATGATCTACATATCccttggatatatatatatatatatctatatatattttatagaataaaaattaattctgaaaattaataaaagattgCATTAAAAACtacaaaaggggaaaaaagatCTAAGAATGGAGATAGAGGGGAGTGATGGGGCTCAACGCCAGCCACCACCCAATGAGGTCGTCGGCGACCAATCTACCACTCACCACCATCCCTATTTCCCTCCCCAGTCCCATCCCTCACTTTTTCCAGAAGAGAAAAAGGGTGGTAAATCTGAGGAGACGGGCGCCAAACGTTGATCACCATTAAACAATCGAAGGTCACGGCGACCTCACCGGGGAGGTGGTGGCTAGCATTGGGCGCAACCACCCCTATATGTGCTTCTCTTGTTTCGGGCAGCGCCTTTTGCAGTTTTGAGACAAAATTAGGAATAATTCAATCAGTTAACGTAAAATACCTTGATTAGGATTTAGTTAATAATTGTACCCTGATCAATCTCCATTCTTTATCCCAATACATTAATCACGatataagaattttaaaatgcCTATCCCAATTCATATCGGGGCCACCAAATGCAGCTTAAGATATTGTTATGTCCTAAatgacataaatatatatgaatttaagattataatttattttcacaatCACAAGTAAATTAGATGTTGAAATGGACATGCTATTGAGAACATCGCGAATAAATATTTAACCCACCATAGTATAAATATCGCTAATTTCACAATGGGAACTGATCATTCTACCATACCATTGCACTGGATACCGAAAAATCGAACTGATAGATCCAATCTggtttatattattatttttatttcattaagagttaatgacccaaaaaaacatgaactttgttacttttttcaattttgacgcgaactttattttttgacaaaaaaagcacgaactttaattttcttgtcaaattggatatttgaataattttcaatCTATTCTTCTGACGCAGCGGAAACCGATGCTTATATGACAAACGATGTCCCGCCATGTCaacaaaaataacaaaagtttcaaagaaaaattaaagaaaaagagagagaaagggctTGATTAGAGAAACGATAGTAGTCGCCGCAACCCTGATTGGGGTCGGTGATGACTTCAGAGGGTGTCTGCGACCGTAATCGAGGAAGGTGTCCGGGATTGAATAAGcaaaatggatggaaaatattatatatgccTAATGTTATAAGAAAATCGAAAATTGCatcttttttccaaaaaataaattttatgtcgaaattgaaaaatgagtTGAAGTTTTGAATCATTATTAgcccttttattattattaataatgtTTACGAACCATTCAAATCCGACCAAGCTCATAAGCTACCACGTGTCCAACCTCCACGCTCACTCGCTGTATGGGTTACATGTGTCGGCTCGGGATCCATGGGGCCCCACAGGGCCCACATCCCACCAAGTTGCCCCATGCAAAGTAACGTACCAAAAGGCATCACATAACATAACGTGCATCGGTCGAATCGCACATCCCACAAAAGaagacaaaataaataaataaataaataaataaccaaCCCGAGTCGAGGTGAACggcaaaatatttttaagaaaatttaatatatagtGGACCGAGGCGATTTAAATTGGATTAATTGAATCCTGGATCTTCAGAATAGCAAATACACttccaataaatatataaataaataaagagaatTTTCTCTGCGTCGGTCAACTTCGCCTTCGTTCGTTCCGCTCGCTTTCTGTTTCCTTGTCGATCTCTGAAGCAACGAGAAAGCGCCACTGCGGACATTGCCACAAGCAGAGCCAAAGGATCAAGCGGCGGACAATCCGGTCGTTCCGTTCTGCGGAAGCGCATCTCGGCACTTCGTTTCGACCTTCTGTTCATCATTTGCATCGCGCTTTTGGATTGTTTGGGCCATCGGCTGCAGAGGATTTGAGAAGGACTTGATGAGATAGGAGATGGGTGTTCCCTCGAATGGCGATCTGCGCTGAACGGTGAAGTGGTGTTCTGATTCCGGTTCTGTTCGTTTTCCGGGGAAACTTTCACGATAAAGGTGGTGGAGACTGACTGAGAGAGCTCGTCGTCGTCGGAGGTTGTTTCCAGATGGGTTTCTTCAGCACTATATTGGGATTCTGCGGTTTCGGAGTTGGAATTTCTATGGGTCTCGGCATCGGCTACTACCTTTTCATATACCTGCAGCCCTCCGATGTTGAGGTATCAtgtcatctctctctctctctgtgcgtTAACGTTCAACTGATTATACGATGTGGTTTGCTGCTATATACCGGGAATACCGGGTTTCTTGTATCTTTCTTTTGGCGTTCATGTATGTCAGATAGATCTGCATTGTGTTGCAAGGGGCCGGTTATGGTTGGATGAGGTGTCTTGTTCGAGTTTTTGTGTctgtgtgtgtatgtgtgtTGGTAAGCGGAAGAGTTTTGGTATTGGTTTTTGGTCACAATGCATGTCTATCGGAATGCCCAAATCGACATGTTTGTGAGGCTACAGTATTAGTGTTTCTCGGTGCAGTTAATCCTAGTTATACAGATGGTCCCGAAATTGTCAGGAAATGTGGATTGTTGGATGTCACTGTGTGACACTTTCCCTGTGATATTATTGGCGTTTTGTCCCTCGAGGGGTCTTTTCGCTTTTCATTAAGTTTTTGGTTCTATATGTGAGAGGAATGAGATTCCCTCACTTTCAATATCAAGCCAATCAGAAAATGTTCGTGCTCAGAATCATCGGACGGTTCATTTGTATGCATGTTACCAATCAGGATGCAATTCATTTGGAATTGGAATATTATGTTAAGTGCATTGCACTTCATTGCCCCATATGTTGTCCATCTAGAGTTTCCTTGAATATGGTGAAGGTCTTTTGCTTTGACACTAGTTGGTTCGTAAACTTAGATCGGGAAAAACACAGGCATATGGGATTTGCTTAAAGACAGGAATGTGGCCAAATTATTGTACTAATCATTATAACTGGATGATTTTTGTCACTTTTTCTTCCCCAACTCCACCATCTATTGATATTTTTCATCCCATTACGTTCACAGTGTATGTTTGTGGTTTCTAGTAGTGAAGGATACTGCCAATGTATATCGCCGTGCTCTTGAAAGAACGATTTGTGAGAATCTAtcgtttgaaaattttttgagATTGATTGATCTCCTTGGACAGGATCCTGAGATTCGTCCTCTAATCGAGCAAGACACCGAAACTTTGCGGCGAATGCTTCCCGAGATACCTCTCTGGGTGAAAAATCCCGATTATGATCGTGTACGTGCCTACTCCTGCTTGGACTGTGTTTGACAGCAAATTGTATTTCATACTCTGATGGTAATAGCACTGATtgtatttatatttacatagATGGATTGGCTAAACAAGTTTCTGGCACTTATGTGGCCCAACCTTGACAAGGTTAACTTACTCTTCTACTCTTACTATTGTTCTAGACAGCCGACTTCCCTTCCATTTTCTGAAactctctcatttttttccctggttcttctttttcccctaCCAGGCAATTTGCAAGACTGCTGAGAATATTGCAAAGCCTATCATTGCAGAGCAGATTCCAAAATACAAGATTGACTCGGTTGAGTTTGAAAAACTTACGCTTGGGACACTGCCGCCAACTTTTCAAGGTTGATAATGACAATAGATTAGAGTTTCTATCCTGGTCTTGCTCTGTTTTTGAAGTTCGTCCGAATGATATATATTAGATCCTGATTCTCTCAATGGTTTCCTGCAGTTTATAGATTCAGTTTTGGTGCACCGTTATGAGGGTATTGTCAGAGGTATTTTTAGTTCCTGTTACTTGTTTCACTCATTGGAAACAACTTCTCCGCAGGCATGAAAGTCTATGTTACTGAAGAGAAGGAGCTGATCATGGAACCGTTTATAAAATGGGCCGGAAATCCTAATATCACCATTGCTGCAAAAGCATTTGGCTTGAAGGCTACTGTCCAGGTTATTGGCTTCCCCATGAAATATGTATCTCATGCTCTCTTATATCCCTCTGCTTATTAGTTCCCGAGGTTCTTGATTCTTCATACTGCAGTTGGTGGATCTGCAAGTGTTTGCTTCACCGAGGATCACTCTAAAACCCCTTGTCCCAAGCTTTCCTTGTTTTGCCAAAATCTATGTCTCTCTCATGGAGAAGGTGGGATCTTTTAAGAATCTGCATATGATGGATTGACGCTCAAATCTCGATGTTTCTGAAATTTTCTCTTTGTCCTGCAGCCACATGTTGATTTTGGACTTAAGCTTGTTGGTGCTGATCTTATGTCAATACCTGGTCTCTATAGGTTTGTTCAGGTACTGCATTCGCTTTTATAACATACTTACTCCTTGTACTTTTGCTGGACAGTCTCCAGTCGTGGGCCAAAGTAGATCCCAGATCGTTTTCTTTTACAGTTTCAGAGaaaattatttgtaaaatttgaagGTTGTTTTAGAAATAGTTGTACTTCATTGGGTCTCGACAGGAATCTTCACTTTGCAATTTGGAGTTATGGTCGAGAGGGTTATGTTGCCATGATGAAGTCTCtctatgtttttcttttgttgctgGAAATGGAATGCTTCTGTACTTGCTGGGtgattttcttcttctgatGGAATTTCTCATGCTTATTTATGTGATAGAGAGTGAGATGACAAAGCTGGTTTACTCAATCTTCAATTTAACTTCAGATGCATATCCTTGGTGTTCTGCTGCTTCACGAGTGGAGAAGCCCTGTTGTTTCTTCTGATGACTGTTCGAtgtagaaattttttttgatttttcgaaaattttaaagtgATCTTAATTCTGCCTGCAGGAGATTGTCAAGGACCAAGTTGCTAATATGTATCTATGGCCTAAAACGCTAGAAGTGCAGATCATGGATCCTACAAAGTAAGCATTTTGTTTGTGATGTTTTAATCCGATAAATTGCTCTCGGTGCACTAGAGGATAAAGCGAAGggaaattgaattgaatggaaaaaaaattgaatttacaGAGCACTTAAGAGGCCTGTAGGAATTCTCAATGTGAAGGTTATAAGGGCAATGAAGCTAAAAAAGAAAGACTTGCTGGGTGCTTCGGACCCCTATGTGAAAATGAAGCTCGCCGATGATAAACTTACCTCAAAGAAGACGTCTGTGAAGCACAAGAATCTGAACCCTGAGTGGAATGAGGAGTTCAGCCTGGTCGTCAAAGATCCGAGCACACAGGTTGGACAATTCAATGTCTATGACTGGGAACAGGTAGGTTTCTGAACTATACCCGTATTACTTATATGATAACCTTCTTCCAGAATTATGCTTTTGTCATGTGTGGACCAGTTAACTGAGCTTAACTCTTAGCATTTGCTGGTAATTAGTGTCGATTCTTGACATCCCTCTTGTGTATATCTAAAAGCcttccattttccttttccatagGTTGGAAAGCACGATAAGATGGGCTTGAGCTCAGTTCCTTTGAAGGACCTCATTCCTGAGGAACCGAAGGAGATGACTCTCAACCTTTTGAAGACAATGGACCCCAATGACCCACAGAATGATAAGCCGCGGGGACAGCTCGTCGTGGAATTGACGTATAAGCCCTTCAAAGAGGATGAGATGCCAAGAGGCTTTGAAGAAACACAGACAGTGCAGAAGGCTCCCGAGGGGACACCAGCAGGAGGGGGCCTGCTCGTGGTCATAGTTCACGAGGCAGAAGATCTTGATGGGAAGTATCATACTAACCCATACGGAAAGCTTACTTTCAGAGGCGAGGAGAGAAAAACTAAGGTATGATGATTTCATGATACTGCGTtcgagtttttattttttcttttgagcaAATGATACCAATGCAGTTGTCCATCAGTTGCACGTCTAATAAATTGATGGACCGATTTAATGGACTCTTTAGCACTCTAATTAGGACCTAAAGGAAAATTTGGACACATATTCGGGTCGTTATGAAGCGCTAGCAGGTGTTGACCTTTTTGAGGTATGTGTGCAATTTTGTGCAGGTTGTCAAGAAGACCCGAGATCCGAGATGGGAAGAGGAATTCCAATTCATGCTCGAAGAGGAACCGACTAATGAAAAAATGCTCCTTGAAGTCATTAGCACCTCCTCGAGGAATCTGCTGCATCCCAAGgtaaaaaagaataaagacTTCTGCTCCCCATTGGACCGCATTAAGCCAACAATATTGCTGTTAAAACCAATTTTACTGGCCAGAGTGATTTCAGGATTATACTTTGTTATATGCAGTGGTACTCTCGAGTACCTTTTCCTTTGGTGAATGGTATTCTCAAGTACCTTGTTATGTGACATTTTGGTTCTTCTCTGCATCAGGAAACGCTGGGGTACATCAATGTCGGCCTTGCCGATGTTGTGAACAACAAGAGAATCAATGAGAAGTACCACCTGATCGACTCAAAGAATGGACGGATCCAGATAGAGCTGCAGTGGAGAACCAGTTCCTGATTGAATCACCCGctctttcccttctcttccttcccTTGCATTTGCAACATAGTTTGAGCTTACTACTCTACGTCGGAATACGAGCGGTAAGGAGGATTCATACTGTTTGGCCAAATGAGCCTCGAGAGGTTTGATTTTCAATAGTATACGTGGTTTTAGGGACGGGAATAAAAAGCCGAGATACCACGTGGAGCACTGAGCTTGTTTGGCTCTGAGATTCTGGTTCGTTTCTTTTAGTTCGTCTCATTTCTTGTCGCGAATGGACACAACTTCTATAGATATGAACATTGAATACCAAGTAGAATAGCACAAAGAATGAAATACGAGAGTCGACCTACCATATTGGTAGTTCAGAAGTTTTAATTGCTAGGCAATGATCAAATCTCGCTCCTACGACACATCCCGCTGCTTTTTCGCGGTCTCTTTATCACGAAAAGtttgaaattcaattaaaacGATATCTCTGGTGAATCATGCAAATTGTTAGAAATGTTATAAGCTTTTTAAGGCCAATGAATGGTCGCTTGcccatccttttttttttttgggtaagccTTGCCCATCCTTTTTATATCATCACAATATCTCTATTCCCTCAATGCTTGCGGACGATAAGATAGGGCCACGACGATGATGCAACGAAACGTTGAGGAGCGTGCaatgaataaaaatcttaaaccGGACTGATCATCATGGATAAAAAATTGCTGACATTTATTTATCTAAATCAATCATCACTATATTAGAATTATTATATCTCCAAAGTAATAGACCAGCGGAACGGGCTTTATCTTCCAAAGGAAAGGTTAAGGGTCAAACCTCGATTTAAACACGAAATCGCTTGTATTAATAGACCTTTGTTCGCTACCTTATGGGAGCTGTTATACTTTACTATACGCTTTGGTGAGATCATTGTGACATAAGTGGATGGATGTTTCACTGAGCATTTTACTCAATCGGGCGAATAGAACATTCCACGGCAGTCATGGAGCTCATCTAGTCGCCTCAAAGGGGGTTGCTACGCTAGTGTCCCCCTCTCAgccttttattaaaaaaatagaattattattttaacaaGTAAATATATTTCACGACTTTGTTAGTTGCCGCTAGTCACGATCTCATCCGATCCAATTCCAAGCGATTTGATAATTGATACGGCTCCaaacaaattttatttaattattattacctTATTGTTCGCGACttaattctattattattattttgttagtACTAGTATATTtgggtttttattttatttttccggTGTGACGCAACAGAGGATAAAACTGCCGCCATTTCCCTACAAAAGGATAATCCAATCCAATTGGCTCTGCGATATATCTAATCTTCTACATCTGCTCTCGTCAGTCTTCAGCTTCACACCACTACTCCAATCACCATATCCTCCgagagcagagagagagagagagctcaaCCTCAATGGCGCTGCCGGTCGTCGACACGGAGTACCTCAAGGAGATCGACAGGGCCCGCCGCCACCTCCGTGCCCTCATCGCTCACAAGAACTGTGCTCCCATCATGCTCCGTTTGGCGTACTCCCTCTACcccccccttctctctctatccTATGCTTTTTACTTTGTTTCCGATGAATTGCCGGGAAATCGGAATCGGTGAGCTCCGGGGATCCTCTGAACTCAAAGCGGGTGTATTCTGTGTTATTGAAGGTGGCACGATGCGGGAACATATGACGCTAGTGCGAAGACCGGTGGACCTAATGGCTCCATTAGGAACGAGGAGGAGTACAATCATGGTGCCAACGCTGGTTTGAAGATAGCTCTCGAGTTCTGCGGTGAGCTTGCTTCTGTTCACTTTCACTGTGTAGTTGATCGAGTATGGTTCGTTAGGCGAAGAGCTCAATTTGATTGATGCATGCATAGTCTGACAGAAAATCTGCAAATTGTACTGAATTGTGTGTAGGCATCTATGATGTAGTTCTCTAACTTGTTCGGTCTAGTCTACGATGTATGTTGGTATTAAGTGGCTTGTATTTTAGCTGGCAGACCGAATTATTGGAGCTCAAGTACTGTGTGATGTGGGCTGTATTCTGTATATATAATCTTTCATACATGCATGAAGTGTGAGAATAGTAAAAGGCCTTATTGAAGAAATGTTAGTCAAAATGTTAGTCAAACGTGATTATGCCATTCCGTGTCTTTTATGTTGGGAGATATGCTCGTCAACAATTACTGATAAACTCTTTTCTAAAATGTTTGCCACAAAccatttgaaaattgattccTGAAGTAGGTGATGTATAAACTGTTGCATTTATGTTTGAAGCCCATCGAGATTTCCATTATCTTAACCATTGCGCTCGTCATGGTTATACTTCTTCATTATATTTGGGTATTATTATGCAACATCTGCATGACCTCATGTATGATTTGATTGGCGTCTTCGACTTTGTCCATTCCTCGATTGTTTGCACTTGGGAAAATATGGAATCTGATCTGTCGGTGACAATGCTAGTTTCTTTTCCtgtttaaatttatttatcccAATTGATTGAACCTTAATCCATGTAACAAAATATTTgtgtttccttttctttgtcAGAGCAAGTGAAGTCTAAATGTCCAAAAATTACATATGCAGACCTCTACCAGGTGAAACCATAAACCTTCTTGCtccttttccaaattttacaaataattaaatatattgctAAAGCACCTTCTCACTTACCACTTCCATAATGTCGATTGAAATTGGAAAGGGGGAAGACTGAACTTGCAGGCATGTAGTGTACATCATAAATGATTAACATTCTAATCTTTTTTACATAATACACTAATGGCTGATGTTTCTGATCTATACAGCATAATAATGTCGTTCAGCAACCAACTCCATTACTTCTCtctataggaaataatatttccatttttattagTATTGGATTCTCTTAATTAGTCTTCAACGTggtcttttgtttttcttgttATCAAATTGTCGATATtaggtaatttttttatttgcgacaagagaaaaaaagattatgtCCACCCCCAAAGGAATAGAactttaatgaaaaattacatAGAGAGAGGTTGGATAAGTAAGATTCATGGTATCTTTTCAACTATAGATTATGAGAAATTGGAAAAGCAAATGGATACTTTTGTTCAAACAAGTTAATTTTCCTCCTTTATTCTATTTAAACATGTTGGAATACGCAACCGATGGATTGATAATCctgtttcttcaatttttttttgacatcTTTTCCATTTACATGATTTTCTAAATTCTCTGCTAATCTGCTGTTTCGCTTTTAATTTCAGTTTATCGACATGATGGAActtccaaattttaaaaaccacCCATGTAATTCTGCAAGTACCTAAAGGAATTGATTGTCAAACTTGTTTTCTCTTGGGTTGAATTTCTGGGAGACAATTTCTTTTGCATCTCGTGTCATTGCTGAACTATTCATTTATGACGATAGGATCAAAGTATGATGCTTTATTTATACCATTCCTAAATTCTTTTAATCAATTCTTGACAAGTTATTACTCCTGTATTAGCTTGCCGGAGTTATTGCAGTAGAGGTGACTGGAGGCCCCACAATTGACTTTGTTCCTGGCAGAAAGGTAtggtttatattatatatttatatggtGATTCTTAAAGTGGTCTTTTATGATTCTcaatcttccttttttttttttccaggaTTCAAAAATTTCACCCAAGGAAGGCCGACTTCCTGATGCAAATCAAGGTTTCAGGACTCTGCTTCCTAGTTTATATGTTgcttttcttccttccttAGGTGTTGCTTATTTGGTTAGAAGGATTACTTAGTGAAATGAATAGACTTTATGCTTTGCTCCTGCTCTTTCTCTGCTTTCTATGCTTCAATAtgcttcttcttgtttttttttataacgaGGGG from Punica granatum isolate Tunisia-2019 chromosome 2, ASM765513v2, whole genome shotgun sequence includes the following:
- the LOC116194219 gene encoding synaptotagmin-1-like codes for the protein MGFFSTILGFCGFGVGISMGLGIGYYLFIYLQPSDVEDPEIRPLIEQDTETLRRMLPEIPLWVKNPDYDRMDWLNKFLALMWPNLDKAICKTAENIAKPIIAEQIPKYKIDSVEFEKLTLGTLPPTFQGMKVYVTEEKELIMEPFIKWAGNPNITIAAKAFGLKATVQLVDLQVFASPRITLKPLVPSFPCFAKIYVSLMEKPHVDFGLKLVGADLMSIPGLYRFVQEIVKDQVANMYLWPKTLEVQIMDPTKALKRPVGILNVKVIRAMKLKKKDLLGASDPYVKMKLADDKLTSKKTSVKHKNLNPEWNEEFSLVVKDPSTQVGQFNVYDWEQVGKHDKMGLSSVPLKDLIPEEPKEMTLNLLKTMDPNDPQNDKPRGQLVVELTYKPFKEDEMPRGFEETQTVQKAPEGTPAGGGLLVVIVHEAEDLDGKYHTNPYGKLTFRGEERKTKVVKKTRDPRWEEEFQFMLEEEPTNEKMLLEVISTSSRNLLHPKETLGYINVGLADVVNNKRINEKYHLIDSKNGRIQIELQWRTSS